In Leifsonia sp. ZF2019, a genomic segment contains:
- a CDS encoding ExeM/NucH family extracellular endonuclease, which produces MSIRNGRVWRAATAAIVGAGLAAGALVATPAFASTDGTGVVINEAYLSGGSAGAAYTNKFVELYNPGDAAVSLTGWSVQYRSATSTGAANGVVPLTGSIAAKGYYLVAGGSNGTNGAALPTPDIASNALNPSGTTGTLILSNAASALTLPAGSVTGAAGVVDLLGYGTSNTFEKAKAPAPSANTDVKSLNRTSFTDTDDNSADFTLSATITPQNSATTPGGGTTDPGEGTDPGTGTDPGPPAGAIAISEIQGTGDTSPKAGQTVTTVGVVTAQYATGGFNGFYIQTPGTGGAVDLATHAASDAVFVYGSSYAASVAAGDYVQVTGAVSEFNGLTEITASKLDKLDASTVTAPAPATVGLPATDAQRESLEGMLIAPQGPFTVTDTYSTNQYGEIGLAAGETALLQPTDVARPGTAEYTAAVADVKARGVVLDDGASTNFLSAANKSKPLPYLSLTDPVRVGAPVTFTKPVVLDYRNNAWKFQPTAELTPANASTVQPATFANTRTAAPENVGGDLKLATFNVLNYFTTTGDQLSGCTFYTDRDGNKITVNSGCDARGAADATNLKRQQEKIVAAINGLTADVVSLEEIENSARFGLDRDDALKTLVGALNAAAGSEVWAYVKSPSTVPSSEDVIRTAFIYKKAVAEPVGASRILDDAAFSNARQPLAQAFKKVGAKDANAFIAIVNHFKSKGSGDGADADQGDGQGASNASRVKQAKALVAFADERKAALGLDKVLLIGDFNAYLQEDPITVLTDAGYVDQVSTRTSKHTYSFGGTVGSLDHVFASPAANAAITGADVWNINSGESIALEYSRYNYNVTNFYAADPYRSSDHDPIVVGLGLAAKPVTLNLLNINDFHGRIDANTVKFAGTIEKLRAEGGEGNTLFLSDGDNIGASLFASASAGDIPTIDVLNALGLKTSAVGNHEFDKGFSDLTGRVKDAADFSYLGANVYTKGTKNPALPEYAVFDVNGVKVGVIGAVTQETPTLVSPGGISTLDFGDPVEAVNRVANQLTDGDASNGEADVIVAEYHEGAGAGTPDGATLEQEVAAGGAFADIVTKTSAKVSAIFTGHTHKQYAWDAPVPGVEGATRPVVQTGSYGENIGQVTLTVDPETDQVTAHTLRNVARTTDADADLVAAYPRVAQVKTIVDKALADAAVIGNQKIGSVTKDITTAYASGLRDDRASESTLGNLVADSLLSTLSPAELGGAEIGVVNPGGLRAELLYGTDGSITYAQANAVLPFVNNLWTTTLTGAQFKQALEQQWQTNADGTVPSRPFLNLGLSKNVSYTYDASRAAGDRVTSILVNGAPIDPAKSYRIGSFSFLLQGGDNFRAFAAGTDTKDSGLIDRDAWISYLQNTSPVSPSFARRGVAVSGAPTDTLQRGQQVSFTVSKLNLTSLGSPANTSLTLSWTGSGTDLGSVPVDANGSATVAFTVPADAAGASTLVLTAPDSGTTVTVALKVADKPVENPKPTKDPKAAKESALTKALFGKVTLDKTSYKAGDPVQVTVDAKLAGQWVSVWVYSSPKNISGGWVQVPANGVLKLTLPAKLDKGDHKLSVQNASNGVIGWSAFQVKSSGGGWWDWICDLAWLWNWFHKLFG; this is translated from the coding sequence ATGTCAATCAGGAATGGCAGGGTGTGGCGCGCTGCCACGGCCGCGATCGTCGGAGCCGGCCTCGCAGCCGGCGCCCTCGTCGCGACGCCGGCGTTCGCCAGCACCGACGGCACCGGTGTCGTCATCAACGAGGCCTACCTCTCCGGCGGCAGCGCTGGCGCGGCCTACACGAACAAGTTCGTGGAGCTGTACAACCCGGGCGACGCCGCCGTGAGCCTCACCGGCTGGAGCGTGCAGTACCGCTCCGCGACCAGCACCGGCGCCGCGAACGGCGTCGTGCCGCTGACCGGCTCCATCGCCGCCAAGGGCTACTACCTCGTCGCGGGAGGCTCGAACGGCACCAACGGCGCCGCCCTCCCGACGCCCGACATCGCGAGCAACGCGCTGAACCCCAGCGGCACCACCGGCACCCTGATCCTCTCCAACGCCGCTTCCGCCCTCACCCTGCCCGCGGGCTCGGTCACGGGCGCGGCCGGCGTGGTCGACCTGCTCGGCTACGGCACATCGAACACGTTCGAGAAGGCCAAGGCCCCCGCGCCCTCGGCCAACACGGACGTCAAGTCGCTGAACCGCACGTCATTCACCGACACCGACGACAACAGCGCCGACTTCACCCTGAGCGCGACCATCACGCCGCAGAACTCGGCGACCACCCCCGGAGGCGGCACGACCGACCCGGGCGAGGGAACCGACCCCGGAACCGGGACCGACCCGGGACCCCCGGCCGGCGCGATCGCCATCTCCGAGATCCAGGGAACCGGTGACACCAGCCCGAAGGCGGGCCAGACCGTCACCACCGTCGGCGTCGTCACCGCGCAGTACGCGACCGGCGGCTTCAACGGGTTCTACATCCAGACCCCCGGCACGGGCGGCGCCGTCGACCTGGCCACCCACGCCGCCTCCGACGCGGTCTTCGTCTACGGCTCCTCCTACGCCGCTTCCGTCGCCGCCGGCGACTACGTGCAGGTGACCGGCGCCGTCAGCGAGTTCAACGGCCTCACGGAGATCACCGCGTCGAAGCTCGACAAGCTCGACGCGAGCACCGTCACCGCTCCGGCGCCCGCCACGGTCGGCCTCCCCGCCACCGACGCGCAGCGCGAGAGCCTCGAGGGCATGCTGATCGCCCCGCAGGGACCCTTCACCGTCACCGACACGTACTCGACCAACCAGTACGGCGAGATCGGGTTGGCCGCAGGCGAGACCGCGCTGCTGCAGCCCACCGATGTCGCGCGCCCCGGCACCGCGGAGTACACCGCCGCCGTCGCCGACGTGAAGGCCCGCGGCGTCGTCCTCGACGACGGAGCCTCCACCAACTTCCTCAGCGCGGCCAACAAGTCCAAGCCGCTGCCCTACCTGTCGCTGACCGACCCGGTCCGCGTCGGCGCCCCGGTCACGTTCACGAAGCCGGTCGTCCTCGACTACCGCAACAACGCGTGGAAGTTCCAGCCGACCGCTGAGCTGACCCCGGCGAACGCGTCGACGGTCCAGCCCGCCACCTTCGCGAACACGCGCACCGCGGCCCCGGAGAACGTGGGCGGCGACCTCAAGCTCGCCACCTTCAACGTGCTGAACTACTTCACCACGACGGGCGACCAGCTGAGCGGCTGCACCTTCTACACCGACCGCGACGGCAACAAGATCACGGTCAACAGCGGATGCGACGCCCGCGGCGCCGCCGACGCGACCAACCTCAAGCGCCAGCAGGAGAAGATCGTCGCCGCGATCAACGGACTGACCGCCGACGTCGTCTCCCTCGAAGAGATCGAGAACTCGGCCCGCTTCGGGCTCGACCGCGATGACGCACTGAAGACCCTCGTCGGCGCGCTCAACGCCGCGGCGGGCAGTGAGGTCTGGGCGTACGTGAAGTCGCCGTCGACCGTGCCGTCCTCCGAGGACGTCATCCGCACCGCATTCATCTACAAGAAGGCCGTCGCGGAGCCGGTCGGCGCCTCCCGCATCCTGGACGACGCGGCGTTCTCGAACGCCCGCCAGCCGCTCGCTCAGGCCTTCAAGAAGGTCGGCGCGAAGGACGCGAACGCGTTCATCGCCATCGTGAACCACTTCAAGTCGAAGGGCTCCGGCGACGGGGCCGACGCCGACCAGGGCGACGGCCAGGGCGCGTCCAACGCCTCCCGCGTGAAGCAGGCGAAGGCGCTGGTCGCCTTCGCCGACGAGCGCAAGGCCGCCCTCGGCCTCGACAAGGTGCTCCTGATCGGCGACTTCAACGCGTACCTGCAGGAGGACCCGATCACGGTCCTCACCGACGCGGGCTACGTGGACCAGGTCAGCACGCGCACGAGCAAGCACACGTACTCGTTCGGCGGCACGGTCGGCTCCCTCGACCACGTGTTCGCCTCACCCGCGGCCAACGCCGCGATCACGGGCGCGGACGTGTGGAACATCAACTCGGGCGAGTCGATCGCGCTGGAGTACAGCCGGTACAACTACAACGTCACGAACTTCTACGCCGCCGACCCGTACCGGTCGAGCGACCACGACCCGATCGTGGTGGGCCTCGGTCTCGCCGCGAAGCCGGTGACGCTGAACCTGCTCAACATCAACGACTTCCACGGGCGGATCGACGCCAACACCGTGAAGTTCGCGGGCACGATCGAGAAGCTGCGCGCGGAGGGCGGCGAGGGCAACACCCTCTTCCTCTCCGACGGCGACAACATCGGCGCCTCCCTGTTCGCCTCGGCCTCGGCCGGCGACATCCCGACCATCGACGTGCTGAATGCGCTCGGGCTGAAGACCAGCGCGGTGGGCAACCACGAGTTCGACAAGGGCTTCTCCGACCTGACCGGCCGGGTGAAGGACGCGGCGGACTTCAGCTACCTCGGCGCGAACGTCTACACGAAGGGCACCAAGAACCCGGCTCTGCCCGAGTACGCGGTGTTCGACGTCAACGGCGTCAAGGTCGGTGTCATCGGCGCCGTCACACAGGAGACCCCGACCCTCGTCTCGCCGGGCGGCATCTCGACGCTCGACTTCGGCGACCCGGTGGAGGCGGTCAACCGCGTGGCGAACCAGCTCACCGACGGCGACGCCTCCAACGGCGAAGCCGACGTGATCGTCGCGGAGTACCACGAGGGCGCCGGGGCGGGGACGCCGGACGGCGCGACGCTCGAGCAGGAGGTCGCCGCCGGCGGCGCGTTCGCCGACATCGTCACCAAGACGAGCGCGAAGGTCTCGGCGATCTTCACGGGTCACACGCACAAGCAGTACGCGTGGGACGCCCCGGTGCCGGGCGTCGAGGGCGCGACGCGTCCCGTCGTCCAGACCGGCAGCTACGGCGAGAACATCGGCCAGGTCACGTTGACCGTCGACCCCGAGACCGACCAGGTCACCGCCCACACCCTCCGCAACGTCGCCCGCACCACGGACGCCGACGCGGACCTGGTGGCGGCGTACCCGCGGGTCGCGCAGGTCAAGACGATCGTCGACAAGGCGCTCGCCGACGCGGCGGTCATCGGCAACCAGAAGATCGGCTCCGTCACGAAGGACATCACGACGGCATACGCTTCCGGCCTCCGCGACGACCGCGCGAGCGAGTCCACCCTGGGCAACCTCGTCGCCGACTCGCTGCTGTCGACCCTCTCGCCCGCGGAGCTCGGCGGCGCCGAGATCGGCGTGGTGAACCCGGGCGGCCTGCGCGCCGAGCTGCTGTACGGCACCGACGGCTCCATCACCTACGCGCAGGCGAACGCCGTGCTGCCGTTCGTGAACAACCTCTGGACGACGACCCTCACGGGCGCGCAGTTCAAGCAGGCGCTGGAGCAGCAGTGGCAGACGAACGCCGACGGCACCGTGCCGAGCCGGCCGTTCCTCAACCTCGGCCTGTCGAAGAACGTCAGCTACACGTACGACGCCTCCCGCGCCGCCGGCGACCGGGTCACGAGCATCCTCGTGAACGGCGCGCCGATCGACCCGGCGAAGTCGTACCGGATCGGCTCGTTCTCGTTCCTGCTCCAGGGCGGTGACAACTTCCGTGCCTTCGCGGCCGGGACGGACACCAAGGACTCCGGTCTCATCGACCGGGACGCCTGGATCAGCTACCTGCAGAACACCAGCCCGGTGTCGCCGAGCTTCGCCCGCCGCGGCGTGGCCGTCAGCGGCGCGCCGACCGACACCCTGCAGCGCGGCCAGCAGGTCTCCTTCACCGTCTCGAAGCTGAACCTGACCTCCCTCGGCAGCCCGGCGAACACCTCGCTGACGCTCTCGTGGACGGGCAGCGGGACCGACCTCGGCAGCGTCCCGGTGGACGCGAACGGCAGCGCGACCGTCGCGTTCACCGTCCCGGCCGATGCCGCGGGCGCGAGCACCCTGGTGCTGACCGCCCCGGACTCCGGCACCACCGTCACGGTGGCGCTGAAGGTCGCGGACAAGCCGGTCGAGAACCCGAAGCCGACGAAGGACCCGAAGGCGGCCAAGGAGTCGGCCCTCACGAAGGCGCTCTTCGGCAAGGTCACCCTCGACAAGACCAGCTACAAGGCGGGCGACCCGGTCCAGGTGACCGTGGACGCGAAGCTCGCCGGCCAGTGGGTCTCCGTCTGGGTGTACTCCTCGCCGAAGAACATCTCGGGCGGCTGGGTGCAGGTGCCGGCGAACGGCGTCCTGAAGCTCACCCTCCCGGCCAAGCTCGACAAGGGCGACCACAAGCTCTCCGTGCAGAACGCGTCGAACGGCGTGATCGGCTGGAGCGCCTTCCAGGTCAAGTCCTCCGGCGGCGGCTGGTGGGACTGGATCTGCGACCTCGCCTGGCTGTGGAACTGGTTCCACAAGCTGTTCGGCTGA
- a CDS encoding LysR substrate-binding domain-containing protein, with amino-acid sequence MRIDEIAHFRALAAEGHLALAAQSLGVSQSTLSRSLARLEAEAGVELLDRRRGHLELNQYGEILLAHAARAELELENARARIAALRDPSAGIVSVAYVSSFGGWLIPRVVSEYRALFPDIRFVLRGGTADTVLDALREGSADVAFLSPDPRDPGIDWHPLTAERLVLGVPVGHPLAGRERVTVDDLTPYELVSLRPGSGLRHIADAYFSAHGVVMAPVIEVTELATLRALVRDGVGVALIPDTPAEAGIVAVPLADEATRVVGLARNTARSESAAAAQFARFVREELGPLE; translated from the coding sequence ATGCGGATCGACGAGATCGCCCATTTCCGGGCGCTGGCCGCCGAGGGGCACCTGGCGCTCGCGGCGCAGTCCCTCGGCGTCTCCCAGTCGACCCTCTCCCGGTCACTGGCGCGGCTCGAGGCGGAGGCCGGCGTCGAGCTGCTCGACCGGCGGCGTGGCCACCTCGAGCTCAACCAGTACGGGGAGATCCTGCTCGCCCACGCGGCGCGCGCCGAGCTGGAACTGGAGAACGCGCGGGCGAGGATCGCGGCCCTCCGGGACCCGTCCGCGGGGATCGTCTCCGTCGCGTACGTGTCGTCATTCGGCGGCTGGCTCATCCCACGCGTCGTGAGCGAATACCGCGCGCTGTTCCCCGACATCCGGTTCGTCCTGCGCGGGGGCACCGCGGACACGGTGCTCGACGCCCTGCGGGAGGGGTCGGCCGACGTCGCCTTCCTCAGCCCCGACCCGCGCGATCCCGGGATCGACTGGCACCCGCTCACGGCCGAGCGACTCGTGCTGGGCGTGCCCGTCGGGCACCCGCTCGCCGGCCGCGAACGGGTGACGGTCGACGACCTCACCCCGTACGAGCTCGTCTCGTTGCGCCCGGGCTCCGGGCTCCGCCACATCGCCGACGCCTACTTCTCGGCGCACGGTGTCGTCATGGCGCCGGTGATCGAGGTGACCGAGCTCGCCACCCTGCGCGCCCTCGTGCGTGACGGCGTCGGCGTCGCGCTCATCCCGGACACGCCGGCCGAGGCGGGGATCGTCGCGGTGCCGCTCGCCGACGAGGCGACCAGGGTCGTCGGCCTGGCGCGCAACACCGCGCGGTCGGAGTCGGCCGCCGCGGCGCAGTTCGCACGCTTCGTGCGGGAGGAGCTCGGGCCGCTGGAGTGA
- a CDS encoding ScbR family autoregulator-binding transcription factor translates to MPRQERAERSRTAILDAAAAEFDAHGYAGARLDRIIERTQLTKGAVYFHFRSKQDLAEALVAEKYATWPELVAEVDASGATGLAAAREVLRRVAVVFATDARVRAAMKLSRTVLTPEPDDDAYARWSAVVGRSLEQAAEAGELSPGADPSSLATVAVQAFFGAYLIADERGRLDGLEADAERIWDVIAGHA, encoded by the coding sequence ATGCCCCGTCAGGAACGCGCCGAGCGCAGCCGCACGGCGATCCTCGATGCTGCGGCCGCCGAGTTCGATGCGCACGGCTATGCCGGCGCCCGGCTCGACCGCATCATCGAGCGCACGCAGCTCACCAAGGGCGCCGTCTACTTCCACTTCCGCTCGAAGCAGGATCTCGCCGAGGCGCTCGTCGCCGAGAAGTATGCGACCTGGCCGGAGCTCGTGGCGGAGGTGGATGCGAGCGGGGCGACGGGCCTCGCCGCCGCTCGCGAGGTGCTGCGACGGGTGGCCGTCGTGTTCGCCACGGACGCGCGGGTGCGTGCGGCGATGAAGCTGAGCCGCACCGTGCTGACCCCCGAACCCGACGACGACGCGTACGCGCGCTGGTCGGCCGTGGTCGGTCGTTCCCTCGAACAGGCGGCCGAGGCGGGCGAGCTCTCCCCGGGGGCCGATCCCTCCTCTCTCGCGACGGTCGCGGTCCAGGCGTTCTTCGGCGCGTACCTCATCGCCGACGAGCGCGGGAGGCTGGACGGGCTGGAGGCGGACGCCGAGCGGATCTGGGACGTCATCGCGGGCCACGCCTGA
- a CDS encoding DUF805 domain-containing protein has translation MSYENPAPPVPPVAAEAVPLWAPLYGASFGAAVKRVFRKYADFTGRASRSEYWWWILFSALVGIVLEALALVLGLPGSTVSADGSSQPGPGFWVAGVLILVWILGTIVPHLAILWRRLHDANLAGPFFFLTFVPFGSLVVFIFTLLPSKPEGARFDRPHA, from the coding sequence ATGAGCTACGAGAACCCCGCACCTCCCGTCCCCCCTGTCGCTGCGGAGGCCGTCCCCCTGTGGGCACCCCTCTACGGGGCCTCCTTCGGCGCGGCCGTCAAGCGCGTCTTCCGCAAGTACGCCGACTTCACCGGACGCGCCAGCCGCAGCGAGTACTGGTGGTGGATACTGTTCTCCGCCCTGGTGGGGATCGTCCTCGAGGCGCTCGCCCTCGTGCTCGGCCTGCCCGGCTCCACCGTCTCGGCGGACGGATCGTCTCAGCCGGGACCGGGGTTCTGGGTGGCCGGTGTGCTGATCCTCGTGTGGATCCTCGGCACGATCGTGCCGCACCTCGCGATCCTCTGGCGCCGCCTCCACGACGCGAACCTCGCCGGGCCGTTCTTCTTCCTGACGTTCGTCCCGTTCGGCAGCCTGGTCGTCTTCATCTTCACCTTGCTGCCCTCCAAGCCCGAGGGGGCACGCTTCGACCGTCCCCACGCGTAG
- a CDS encoding amidase family protein, with product MQTRTKGRRVATTAATAAALAALVATGAVVAPAASAEPAPAPTTGAFLAPYYTAADLTGDSQITTADLDVVAAHLGETSASAGWSAVSKADLDGDGTITVADLVGVSHRMIYDDGPFQLVEASALDMQAAMNAGVTTSVKITQEYLARIAALDRTVVDTGTGGRALNSIIAENPQALTIAAKADATRAEKGMTSMLLGVPIAVKDNYDTVDMPTTGGCGCWDGNQTSDDATMVKGLRAAGAVILAKASLDEFAYGFVSEFSSGQEPGKTLLVASPLNTARTAGGSSGGTGAAIAANLAGIGFGTDTGGSIRVPSTYNSLVGIRPTVGLTSREGIIPLALSQDTGGPIARSVTDAAVALDAVTGVDAADPITAEQAGKVPASYTAALDPEALKGKRIGIVTSMLGSNATVTRLWASAKATLEAQGATVVELTTVPAAFTATLNEGSGSTNEFKHDLNIYIQNHLAPTVTARSIADILASGRNVTSRNSIYTSRNNVTDAQYQAWAGPSGTHTTAIATGQATVTQLMNDNGLDSLVYPSGSPYSTISTNMRLSPNTGMPAITVPMGQAAAGDGTNPIVGANVNLEFLGRDYDESGIIGLAYAFEQATHARATAPLYGPLK from the coding sequence ATGCAGACTCGCACGAAGGGCCGCCGGGTCGCCACGACCGCCGCCACCGCCGCGGCGCTCGCCGCCCTGGTCGCCACCGGAGCAGTCGTCGCACCGGCCGCGAGCGCGGAGCCGGCGCCCGCTCCCACGACCGGAGCGTTCCTGGCCCCGTACTACACCGCCGCCGACCTGACGGGCGACAGCCAGATCACCACCGCAGACCTCGACGTGGTCGCGGCGCACCTCGGCGAGACGTCCGCCTCCGCCGGCTGGTCGGCCGTGTCGAAGGCCGACCTCGACGGGGACGGCACGATCACCGTCGCAGACCTGGTCGGCGTCTCGCACCGCATGATCTACGACGACGGCCCCTTCCAGCTGGTGGAGGCGTCCGCCCTCGACATGCAGGCCGCGATGAACGCCGGCGTGACGACGTCGGTGAAGATCACGCAGGAGTACCTCGCCCGCATCGCCGCCCTCGACCGCACCGTCGTCGACACGGGCACCGGCGGCCGGGCGCTCAACTCGATCATCGCCGAGAACCCCCAGGCGCTGACCATCGCCGCGAAGGCCGACGCCACCCGGGCCGAGAAGGGCATGACGAGCATGCTCCTCGGCGTCCCGATCGCGGTGAAGGACAACTACGACACCGTCGACATGCCCACCACCGGCGGCTGCGGGTGCTGGGACGGCAACCAGACCAGCGACGACGCGACGATGGTCAAGGGGCTGCGCGCCGCGGGTGCCGTCATCCTCGCCAAGGCGAGCCTCGACGAGTTCGCGTACGGCTTCGTCTCGGAGTTCTCGTCGGGCCAGGAGCCGGGCAAGACCCTCCTCGTCGCCAGCCCGCTCAACACGGCGCGGACCGCGGGCGGCTCGAGCGGCGGAACGGGTGCGGCGATCGCGGCCAACCTCGCCGGGATCGGTTTCGGCACCGACACCGGCGGCTCCATCCGCGTCCCGTCGACATACAACTCACTGGTCGGCATCCGCCCGACCGTCGGCCTGACCAGCCGCGAGGGCATCATCCCGCTCGCGCTCAGCCAGGACACGGGCGGTCCGATCGCCCGCAGCGTCACCGACGCGGCCGTCGCCCTCGACGCCGTCACCGGAGTGGATGCGGCCGACCCGATCACCGCCGAGCAGGCCGGCAAGGTGCCCGCCTCCTACACCGCGGCCCTCGACCCCGAGGCGCTGAAGGGCAAGCGGATCGGCATCGTCACCTCGATGCTCGGCAGCAACGCCACCGTGACCCGGCTCTGGGCGAGCGCCAAGGCGACGCTGGAGGCGCAGGGCGCGACCGTCGTCGAGCTCACCACCGTCCCGGCAGCGTTCACCGCGACCCTCAACGAGGGCAGTGGCAGCACGAACGAGTTCAAGCACGACCTGAACATCTACATCCAGAACCACCTGGCGCCGACGGTGACCGCGCGCTCAATCGCCGACATCCTGGCGAGCGGCCGCAACGTCACCTCCCGCAACAGCATCTACACCTCGCGGAACAACGTGACGGACGCGCAGTACCAGGCGTGGGCGGGTCCGTCCGGCACGCACACGACGGCGATCGCCACCGGGCAGGCGACGGTCACGCAGCTGATGAACGACAACGGCCTGGACTCGCTCGTGTACCCGAGCGGTTCGCCGTACAGCACCATCAGCACGAACATGCGCCTCAGCCCCAACACGGGCATGCCGGCCATCACCGTGCCGATGGGGCAGGCCGCCGCGGGTGACGGCACCAACCCGATCGTGGGCGCCAACGTCAACCTCGAGTTCCTCGGGCGCGACTACGACGAGAGCGGCATCATCGGCCTCGCGTACGCCTTCGAGCAGGCGACCCACGCCCGCGCGACCGCACCGCTCTACGGCCCCCTGAAGTAA
- a CDS encoding cohesin domain-containing protein, with translation MHQKPRRHVRLLAATAAALAGLGLAIGAAAPALAAPALAAPAVTGVSISAPTTATAGDTFDVTVTLTGSTDVFGYEAVLAFDPSVVSYVDGSAVVPAGGFDAVRTASGSVDLVYTRLGTSPALSGDIVSTLTFRATAAGSTAFTVRSLSLVDSASAVVTSANAATSPALTITPAAVSSPTPTPTSSAGGSGDAGTSASGTGGSSAVDGDLASTGSNALPYVIGALALLAAGAAAVLFTVRRRRAGDAR, from the coding sequence ATGCACCAGAAACCCAGGCGACACGTGCGCCTCCTCGCCGCGACGGCGGCAGCGCTCGCCGGACTCGGCCTCGCGATCGGCGCCGCGGCTCCCGCGCTCGCCGCTCCCGCGCTCGCCGCTCCCGCGGTCACCGGCGTCTCGATCTCCGCGCCCACGACAGCGACCGCGGGCGACACCTTCGACGTGACGGTGACCCTCACCGGCTCCACCGACGTGTTCGGCTACGAAGCCGTCCTCGCGTTCGACCCCTCCGTCGTCTCCTACGTCGACGGCAGTGCAGTCGTCCCCGCGGGCGGCTTCGACGCGGTCCGCACCGCGAGCGGGTCGGTCGACCTCGTCTACACCCGCCTCGGGACCTCCCCGGCGCTCTCGGGCGACATCGTCTCCACGCTGACGTTCAGGGCGACTGCGGCGGGGTCCACGGCGTTCACGGTCCGCTCGCTCTCGCTGGTCGACTCCGCCTCCGCCGTCGTCACGTCCGCCAACGCCGCGACGAGCCCGGCGCTCACCATCACGCCGGCCGCCGTCAGCTCGCCGACCCCGACCCCGACGTCCTCCGCAGGAGGCTCGGGAGACGCCGGCACGAGCGCCAGCGGCACCGGCGGCTCGTCCGCGGTCGACGGCGACCTCGCCTCCACCGGCTCGAACGCGCTCCCGTACGTGATCGGCGCGCTGGCGCTGCTCGCCGCGGGCGCCGCCGCCGTGCTGTTCACCGTCCGCCGCCGCCGCGCGGGAGACGCCCGATGA
- a CDS encoding siderophore-interacting protein, translated as MARTNMQTTRIKPQRSELLVLHVLRRQRLSSGFMRVTLGGGDISRFVPLGGDQWFRLFLPVGGDEDALNRLPAKLDVFAFARYLAISKAVRPVLRNYSVRAFRPDGVDGPELEVDFVLHGSAAAGTSGPAASWAQTCAVGDAVAIVDEGISFTPASGIAHVRLVADETGVPAAANILSTLAAGTRGTAVLEVPHADDIQPLSSPDGVDVHWVVRKDPHAVPGIAAGTRARLLPTPGERFYGWVAGESALAIAMRRHWIATGVAKEDILFCGYWKAQRR; from the coding sequence GTGGCCCGAACCAACATGCAGACCACCCGCATCAAGCCGCAACGCTCGGAACTGCTGGTGCTGCACGTGCTCCGGCGCCAGCGCCTCTCGTCCGGCTTCATGCGCGTGACACTCGGGGGAGGGGACATCAGCCGCTTCGTCCCGCTCGGTGGAGACCAGTGGTTCCGGCTCTTCCTTCCCGTCGGAGGGGACGAGGACGCGCTCAACCGTCTTCCCGCCAAGCTCGATGTCTTCGCGTTCGCGCGCTATCTGGCGATATCGAAGGCGGTGCGGCCGGTGCTGCGCAACTATTCCGTGCGCGCGTTCCGCCCCGACGGCGTCGACGGCCCGGAGCTCGAGGTGGACTTCGTGCTGCACGGGTCCGCAGCCGCGGGGACCAGTGGACCGGCGGCGAGCTGGGCGCAGACCTGCGCCGTCGGCGACGCGGTGGCCATCGTCGACGAGGGCATCTCCTTCACGCCGGCCTCAGGCATCGCGCACGTGCGACTCGTCGCCGACGAGACCGGCGTGCCCGCGGCGGCCAACATCCTGAGCACGCTCGCTGCGGGAACGAGGGGCACAGCCGTGCTGGAGGTCCCGCACGCCGACGACATCCAGCCGCTCTCCTCGCCCGACGGCGTCGACGTGCACTGGGTCGTCCGGAAGGACCCGCACGCGGTCCCGGGGATCGCGGCAGGAACCCGCGCGCGCCTCCTGCCGACCCCCGGTGAGCGCTTCTACGGCTGGGTGGCGGGCGAGTCCGCGCTGGCCATCGCCATGCGCCGCCACTGGATCGCCACGGGCGTCGCGAAGGAGGACATCCTCTTCTGCGGCTACTGGAAGGCCCAGCGCCGCTGA